In Scomber japonicus isolate fScoJap1 chromosome 19, fScoJap1.pri, whole genome shotgun sequence, a single genomic region encodes these proteins:
- the tnca gene encoding tenascin isoform X3, producing the protein MGTKGLLGCLLLTALLSLSDAGLVKKILRHRRQTLTSPREHNVTLPSADHPVVFNHVYNINVPASSLCSVDLDAPESTQLVPKDAAVSSGHHTTDHTLDGENQIVFTHRINIPRRACGCTDDMPGLKDLMSRLEMLEGEVSALRDQCSSGDGPCCSAQVTGEVGTKPYCNGHGNYSTDTCGCSCEPGWKGPNCTEPECPDNCQDRGSCVDGKCECYKGFSGEDCSLRVCLVDCGPYGQCVDGICVCSDGYSGEDCSQTNCLNNCYGRGRCEDGYCTCDEPWTGLDCSELICPNDCYDRGRCVNGTCYCDDGFTGEDCGERTCPNNCYGNGFCVDGKCTCTAGYTGEDCSQLTCLNDCNGRGTCFNGMCTCDQGYQGEDCSQLACLNNCNNRGQCINGQCSCDVGFQGDDCSELSCPNNCQYRGRCVNGQCVCEEGYAGEDCSIRTCPSNCYGRGECVDGRCECHAGFTGEDCSELSCPNNCRNRGLCIDGQCVCDEGFTGEDCSQKACPNDCLGRGQCVDGECVCQEGYSGDDCSVLACPDNCNDRGRCINGRCTCESGYEGESCAELSCLNNCQDKGRCVDGQCVCDEGYIGEDCSEVSPPKDLTVGEVTPETVDLSWNNEMLVTEYLITYVPTSPGGLLQEFTVPGDSTDATVKELEPGLEYLINVYAVLSNKRSIPVSARVATALPQPEGLIFKSVRETTVEVAWDQLDISFDGWEIYFRNTKEENGKIVSTLPPSQTEFTQSGLGPGQEYEVSINIIKNNTRGPQTSETVTTKLDGPPQVEVKDVSDSSALVSWSEPVSSVDKISMSYAPTSDPADETSADIFPPDKQYSIDSLKPDTEYEVSIVSHRGPHSSDVYTTTFTTALDAPKDLQAISQTDSSITLEWRNSEADVGSYRVKYSPISGAAHGEEVFPRGPGDTTQATITGLKPGTEYGIGVTAVKNERESLPATTNAATDLDPPRDFQQVESTETSITLRWQKPRAKVTGYRLVYVSKDGQVEEEEIPAGATSYVIPNLIPGMSYGLSLTSERGHRRSKPVTLTTSTEELKPMVVNLTISDNTWDGFTASWIPSGGEFDSFVIEVTNMENIAESQNLSLSGDALSLGISGLNPNTSYMVGLYGMYRGSFLEPVYTEATTVNQPVVGKLYVTNLTSESFTIYWNGTEGEFDGFILEIIDSDWLMEPKEYNISHNEMSHDITGLRPSTDYIAYLYGTFKGSRTNAVSIVASTAKEPDLSRLVVSNITSDRFSLSWRTGENAFDTFIVEVRESALPSQAMGRALPGDVRSTVMAGLKASTSYNIKLYASAGGQNSKPLFAVATTEDVPQLGPIAASSVSPHNLSLSWSTVSGHFDGFVVRVSDSEQLSDTLEFRLPGEVRNITVSNLMDSTGYEIELYGISHGRHTPTVLAHAVTAPLPKVENLTISNITPYGFRVSWVVKQQLQQPEELAPSSGGFNQFHIVVTDSGWLLEPQEFTVAGNQSHLDIWGLITGIGYEVRLTGVSESGLLSRPLTTVAVTEAEPEVEHLFVSDTTADSFRLSWTADEDMFDRFVIKIRDSKRLAHPREHNVRGDDRTMVLTGLMGGTEYEIELYGVTLDRRSQPITGVAQTGLSTPRGLHFSEVTDSSAVVHWSLASSPVDSYRITYVLFEGGTPMTVTVDGDVLEAVLPNMLPGKLYQVTVSSVKGLEESDPSTDTITTALDRPQGLTAVNVTDTTALLLWQPSVATVDGYVITYSAESVSPVVEHVSGNTVEFEMGSLVPGTHYTVGVHAMKEAQKSASAATEFTTDVDPPRDLTAINIQTESATLTWKPPQAAVTGYTLTFSSADGTIREVVLSPTASSYNMAQLTGSTEYNVRLQANAGAQRSRHITTVFTTIGQLYRHPKDCAQILLNGETASGLHQIYVGGEESQPIQVYCDMTTDGGGWMVLLRRQNGKLDFYRNWKNYTAGFGNMNDEFWLGLSNLHKITSSGHYEMRVDLRDQGESVYAQYDKFTIAEPRTRYKMYIGGYSGTAGDSMTYHQGRPFSTYDNDNDIAVTNCALSYKGAFWYKNCHRVNLMGKYGDTSHSKGINWFHWKGHEHSIEFAEMKIRPANFRNFESRKKRS; encoded by the exons ATGGGTACAAAAGGCCTTCTGGGCTGCCTCCTCCTGACTGCTTTGCTCAGCTTATCAGACGCTGGGCTTGTGAAGAAAATCCTACGGCATCGACGGCAGACTCTGACATCCCCTAGAGAACATAACGTCACCCTGCCCAGTGCAGACCATCCTGTGGTTTTCAACCATGTCTATAACATCAACGTTCCTGCCAGTTCTCTGTGCTCAGTGGACCTGGACGCTCCAGAGAGCACGCAGCTCGTTCCCAAAGACGCTGCGGTGTCCTCGGGCCATCACACCACAGATCACACCCTTGATGGAGAGAACCAGATTGTCTTCACCCACCGCATTAACATTCCTCGGCGGGCCTGCGGTTGTACCGATGACATGCCAGGCCTCAAAGACCTCATGAGCCGGTTGGAGATGCTTGAGGGTGAAGTTTCAGCATTGAGAGATCAGTGCAGCAGTGGTGACGGCCCCTGCTGCAGTGCTCAGGTCACAG GTGAGGTGGGAACTAAGCCTTACTGTAACGGTCATGGAAACTACAGCACCGACACTTGTGGCTGCAGTTGTGAGCCTGGCTGGAAGGGACCCAACTGCACCGAGCCCGAGTGTCCCGATAACTGTCAGGACCGGGGCAGCTGCGTGGACGGAAAGTGTGAATGCTACAAGGGCTTCTCCGGAGAAGACTGCAGCCTCAGAGTTTGCCTTGTGGACTGTGGCCCTTACGGACAGTGTGTGGACGGCATCTGCGTCTGCTCTGATGGTTACTCCGGTGAAGACTGCTCTCAGACAAACTGCCTCAACAACTGCTACGGCCGTGGACGCTGTGAAGACGGATACTGCACGTGCGATGAACCCTGGACAGGCTTAGACTGCTCCGAACTCATCTGTCCTAACGACTGCTATGACCGCGGGCGTTGTGTGAATGGTACCTGCTACTGTGATGACGGATTCACAGGGGAGGACTGTGGAGAGCGCACCTGTCCCAACAACTGCTATGGTAATGGTTTCTGTGTTGATGGGAAGTGTACCTGCACTGCCGGCTACACTGGAGAAGACTGCTCTCAGCTCACCTGCCTCAACGACTGTAACGGCAGAGGTACCTGCTTCAACGGGATGTGCACCTGCGACCAGGGCTACCAAGGTGAAGATTGCAGCCAGTTAGCATGTCTGAACAACTGTAACAACAGAGGCCAGTGCATTAACGGACAGTGCTCATGTGATGTCGGTTTCCAAGGAGATGATTGCTCTGAGCTTTCATGTCCCAACAACTGCCAGTACAGAGGGCGCTGTGTTAACGGCCAGTGTGTGTGCGAGGAAGGCTACGCTGGAGAGGACTGCAGCATCAGGACCTGTCCCTCTAACTGCTACGGGCGCGGGGAGTGTGTTGATGGACGTTGTGAGTGCCATGCAGGCTTCACCGGCGAGGACTGCAGCGAGCTGAGCTGTCCTAACAATTGTAGAAACCGTGGCCTCTGCATCGATGGGCAGTGTGTTTGTGACGAAGGCTTCACTGGTGAAGACTGCAGTCAGAAAGCTTGCCCCAACGACTGCCTGGGCCGAGGTCAATGTGTCGATGGCGAGTGCGTCTGCCAAGAGGGCTACTCGGGAGATGACTGCTCTGTGCTCGCCTGTCCAGATAACTGCAACGACAGGGGTCGCTGCATCAATGGAAGATGCACATGTGAGAGCGGATATGAAGGAGAAAGCTGCGCAGAGCTGAGCTGCCTCAACAACTGCCAGGACAAAGGCCGCTGTGTGGATGGTCAGTGCGTCTGTGATGAGGGATACATCGGAGAGGACTGCTCAGAAG tGTCTCCTCCAAAGGATCTCACTGTCGGCGAGGTCACCCCCGAAACTGTTGATCTCTCCTGGAACAACGAGATGCTGGTGACAGAGTACCTCATTACTTATGTGCCAACCAGTCCTGGCGGTCTTCTCCAGGAGTTCACTGTGCCTGGAGACAGCACTGACGCAACTGTCAAAGAGCTTGAACCCGGCCTTGAGTACCTTATCAACGTCTACGCTGTTCTGAGCAACAAAAGGAGCATCCCTGTCAGTGCGAGGGTAGCCACAG CTCTTCCACAGCCAGAGGGTTTAATATTCAAATCAGTGAGGGAGACTACAGTGGAGGTTGCGTGGGACCAGCTGGACATCTCCTTTGATGGCTGGGAGATCTATTTCCGCAACACG aaagaagaaaacgGTAAAATTGTGAGCACCCTTCCACCCTCTCAAACCGAGTTCACCCAGTCAGGTCTCGGACCAGGACAGGAGTACGAGGTCTCCATCAACATCATCAAAAACAACACCAGGGGTCCCCAGACATCCGAAACCGTCACCACGA AACTTGACGGCCCCCCGCAGGTTGAGGTGAAAGATGTGTCGGACTCCTCGGCTCTGGTCAGCTGGTCTGAACCGGTGTCTTCTGTAGACAAAATCTCCATGTCTTATGCACCCACCTCCGACCCTGCAGATGAAACCAGTGCAGACATTTTCCCCCCAGACAAGCAGTACAGCATTGACAGTCTGAAGCCGGACACTGAGTATGAGGTGTCCATTGTGTCCCATAGAGGACCCCATAGCAGTGATGTTTACACCACCACATTCACCACAG CCCTGGACGCCCCTAAGGACCTGCAGGCCATTTCCCAAACAGACAGCAGCATCACTCTTGAGTGGAGAAACAGTGAAGCCGATGTTGGCAGCTATCGAGTGAAATACAGCCCCATCTCCGGAGCCGCTCACGGTGAGGAAGTGTTCCCAAGAGGACCGGGAGACACGACACAAGCAACTATCACCG GGCTAAAACCAGGGACGGAGTACGGGATCGGAGTGACCGCCGTGAAGAACGAAAGAGAGAGTCTCCCCGCTACGACCAACGCAGCAACTG ACCTCGATCCTCCCAGAGATTTCCAGCAAGTGGAGTCCACAGAGACCTCCATCACCTTGAGGTGGCAGAAACCTCGAGCCAAGGTGACCGGCTACAGGCTGGTGTACGTCTCCAAAGACGgccaggtggaggaggaggagatccCAGCTGGGGCGACGAGCTACGTCATACCCAACCTGATTCCAGGAATGAGCTACGGCCTCAGCTTGACCTCAGAGAGGGGTCACAGGAGGAGCAAGCCTGTCACTCTAACTACATCCACAG AGGAGCTGAAGCCCATGGTGGTGAACCTCACCATCTCTGACAATACATGGGACGGCTTCACTGCGTCCTGGATCCCCTCGGGTGGGGAATTTGACAGCTTTGTCATTGAGGTAACAAACATGGAGAATATCGCAGAGAGCCAGAACCTCTCTCTGTCCGGAGACGCTCTCAGCCTGGGCATCTCCGGGCTGAATCCCAACACCAGCTACATGGTTGGCCTTTATGGGATGTATCGGGGCTCCTTCCTTGAGCCCGTGTACACTGAAGCCACCACAG TGAATCAGCCAGTGGTTGGCAAACTATATGTCACAAACTTAACGTCAGAGAGCTTTACAATCTACTGGAACGGCACTGAAGGAGAGTTTGATGGTTTTATCCTGGAGATTAttgattctgattggctgatggaGCCAAAGGAATATAACATATCCCACAATGAAATGTCCCATGACATCACAGGGCTCAGGCCCAGCACTGACTATATAGCCTACCTCTATGGGACATTCAAGGGATCTCGAACAAATGCTGTCAGTATTGTGGCATCTACAG CTAAAGAGCCTGATTTGTCCAGGCTAGTTGTTTCTAACATTACCTCAGACAGATTCTCTCTGTCGTGGCGGACAGGAGAGAACGCATTTGATACCTTTATAGTAGAAGTCAGAGAGTCTGCTTTGCCCTCGCAGGCAATGGGGCGTGCTCTGCCAGGAGACGTGCGCTCCACAGTCATGGCCGGGCTCAAAGCGAGCACAAGCTACAACATAAAGCTGTACGCCAGCGCTGGTGGCCAGAACTCAAAGCCGCTATTTGCTGTAGCTACAACAG AGGATGTCCCACAGTTGGGGCCCATAGCTGCTTCATCTGTGAGCCCACATAACCTCAGCTTGTCCTGGAGCACAGTATCGGGCCATTTTGATGGTTTTGTTGTCCGGGTCAGCGACTCTGAGCAGCTGTCTGATACGCTGGAGTTCAGACTGCCTGGTGAAGTCCGTAACATTACGGTCTCTAACCTGATGGATTCCACAGGCTATGAAATTGAACTGTATGGTATTTCTCATGGGCGCCACACTCCCACTGTGTTAGCCCATGCCGTCACAG CTCCATTGCCTAAAGTGGAAAACTTGACCATTTCCAACATAACCCCCTACGGCTTCCGTGTGTCGTGGGTggtgaagcagcagctgcagcagccggAGGAATTAGCCCCCTCTAGTGGTGGCTTCAACCAATTTCACATAGTGGTGACAGACTCCGGCTGGCTGCTGGAGCCTCAGGAGTTCACTGTGGCAGGAAACCAAAGTCACCTGGACATCTGGGGCCTCATCACCGGCATAGGCTATGAGGTCAGGCTGACCGGGGTATCAGAGTCAGGGCTTCTCTCTCGGCCTCTGACTACAGTGGCTGTGACAG AGGCTGAGCCGGAGGTGGAGCATCTCTTTGTCTCGGATACCACAGCCGACAGTTTCCGTCTATCGTGGACGGCTGATGAAGATATGTTTGACAGATTTGTGATCAAAATAAGAGACAGTAAAAGGTTAGCCCATCCTCGGGAACACAACGTCCGCGGTGACGACCGAACCATGGTTTTAACTGGACTCATGGGTGGCACTGAATATGAAATCGAGCTTTATGGTGTCACGTTGGACCGACGCTCCCAACCTATTACTGGGGTTGCTCAGACAG GCCTGTCGACTCCAAGAGGACTGCACTTCTCTGAAGTGACTGACTCCTCAGCTGTAGTTCACTGGTCCCTGGCGAGCTCCCCAGTGGATAGCTACCGCATCACCTATGTGCTATTTGAAGGAG GAACCCCGATGACAGTGACTGTGGATGGCGACGTGTTAGAGGCTGTGCTACCCAACATGCTGCCTGGCAAGTTGTACCAGGTGACGGTCAGCTCCGTGAAGGGTCTGGAGGAGAGTGATCCCAGCACAGACACTATAACCACAG CTTTGGACAGACCTCAGGGTCTGACTGCAGTTAACGTCACCGACACCACCGCTCTGTTGCTGTGGCAACCGTCTGTGGCCACTGTTGACGGCTATGTGATTACTTACAGCGCTGAATCAG TTTCCCCAGTGGTGGAGCATGTTTCTGGGAACACAGTGGAGTTCGAGATGGGCTCCCTGGTTCCAGGAACTCATTACACAGTGGGAGTACATGCGATGAAAGAAGCTCAGAAGAGCGCCTCTGCTGCAACTGAATTCACCACTG ATGTGGACCCTCCTAGAGATCTGACAGCTATTAACATTCAAACTGAAAGTGCAACGCTCACATGGAAACCTCCACAGGCTGCCGTCACTGGTTACACACTCACCTTCTCCTCTGCTGATGGTACAATCAGG GAGGTGGTTCTAAGCCCGACAGCCTCCTCTTATAACAtggctcagctaactggctccACAGAGTACAATGTCAGACTGCAAGCCAACGCTGGAGCCCAGAGGAGTCGTCACATTACCACCGTCTTCACTACCA TCGGACAGCTGTACAGACACCCGAAGGACTGTGCTCAGATTTTATTGAATGGAGAGACGGCCTCCGGTCTGCACCAGATCTatgtgggaggagaggagagtcaACCCATCCAGGTTTACTGTGACATGACTACAGACGGCGGAGGATGGATG GTCCTCCTGAGACGCCAGAATGGAAAGCTGGATTTCTACAGGAACTGGAAGAACTACACCGCTGGCTTCGGTAACATGAATGATGAGTTCTGGCTGG GACTCTCCAACCTCCATAAGATCACATCTTCTGGACATTATGAGATGCGAGTGGACTTAAGGGATCAAGGGGAATCAGTCTACGCCCAGTATGACAAGTTCACGATTGCAGAGCCAAGAACACGCTATAAAATGTACATAGGAGGATACAGTGGAACAGCAG GTGACTCCATGACTTACCACCAGGGTCGGCCATTCTCCACCTATGACAATGATAATGATATTGCTGTCACCAACTGCGCCTTGTCCTACAAAGGTGCCTTTTGGTATAAAAACTGTCATCGTGTCAACCTCATGGGGAAATATGGCGACACCAGCCACAGTAAG GGGATCAACTGGTTCCACTGGAAAGGCCACGAACATTCAATTGAATTCGCAGAGATGAAGATTAGGCCAGCCAACTTCAGAAATTTCGAGAGCAGAAAAAAACGATCATAG
- the tnca gene encoding tenascin isoform X2, producing MGTKGLLGCLLLTALLSLSDAGLVKKILRHRRQTLTSPREHNVTLPSADHPVVFNHVYNINVPASSLCSVDLDAPESTQLVPKDAAVSSGHHTTDHTLDGENQIVFTHRINIPRRACGCTDDMPGLKDLMSRLEMLEGEVSALRDQCSSGDGPCCSAQVTGEVGTKPYCNGHGNYSTDTCGCSCEPGWKGPNCTEPECPDNCQDRGSCVDGKCECYKGFSGEDCSLRVCLVDCGPYGQCVDGICVCSDGYSGEDCSQTNCLNNCYGRGRCEDGYCTCDEPWTGLDCSELICPNDCYDRGRCVNGTCYCDDGFTGEDCGERTCPNNCYGNGFCVDGKCTCTAGYTGEDCSQLTCLNDCNGRGTCFNGMCTCDQGYQGEDCSQLACLNNCNNRGQCINGQCSCDVGFQGDDCSELSCPNNCQYRGRCVNGQCVCEEGYAGEDCSIRTCPSNCYGRGECVDGRCECHAGFTGEDCSELSCPNNCRNRGLCIDGQCVCDEGFTGEDCSQKACPNDCLGRGQCVDGECVCQEGYSGDDCSVLACPDNCNDRGRCINGRCTCESGYEGESCAELSCLNNCQDKGRCVDGQCVCDEGYIGEDCSEVSPPKDLTVGEVTPETVDLSWNNEMLVTEYLITYVPTSPGGLLQEFTVPGDSTDATVKELEPGLEYLINVYAVLSNKRSIPVSARVATALPQPEGLIFKSVRETTVEVAWDQLDISFDGWEIYFRNTKEENGKIVSTLPPSQTEFTQSGLGPGQEYEVSINIIKNNTRGPQTSETVTTKLDGPPQVEVKDVSDSSALVSWSEPVSSVDKISMSYAPTSDPADETSADIFPPDKQYSIDSLKPDTEYEVSIVSHRGPHSSDVYTTTFTTALDAPKDLQAISQTDSSITLEWRNSEADVGSYRVKYSPISGAAHGEEVFPRGPGDTTQATITGLKPGTEYGIGVTAVKNERESLPATTNAATDLDPPRDFQQVESTETSITLRWQKPRAKVTGYRLVYVSKDGQVEEEEIPAGATSYVIPNLIPGMSYGLSLTSERGHRRSKPVTLTTSTEAEPEVEHLFVSDTTADSFRLSWTADEDMFDRFVIKIRDSKRLAHPREHNVRGDDRTMVLTGLMGGTEYEIELYGVTLDRRSQPITGVAQTGLSTPRGLHFSEVTDSSAVVHWSLASSPVDSYRITYVLFEGGTPMTVTVDGDVLEAVLPNMLPGKLYQVTVSSVKGLEESDPSTDTITTALDRPQGLTAVNVTDTTALLLWQPSVATVDGYVITYSAESVSPVVEHVSGNTVEFEMGSLVPGTHYTVGVHAMKEAQKSASAATEFTTDVDPPRDLTAINIQTESATLTWKPPQAAVTGYTLTFSSADGTIREVVLSPTASSYNMAQLTGSTEYNVRLQANAGAQRSRHITTVFTTIGQLYRHPKDCAQILLNGETASGLHQIYVGGEESQPIQVYCDMTTDGGGWMVLLRRQNGKLDFYRNWKNYTAGFGNMNDEFWLGLSNLHKITSSGHYEMRVDLRDQGESVYAQYDKFTIAEPRTRYKMYIGGYSGTAGDSMTYHQGRPFSTYDNDNDIAVTNCALSYKGAFWYKNCHRVNLMGKYGDTSHSKGINWFHWKGHEHSIEFAEMKIRPANFRNFESRKKRS from the exons ATGGGTACAAAAGGCCTTCTGGGCTGCCTCCTCCTGACTGCTTTGCTCAGCTTATCAGACGCTGGGCTTGTGAAGAAAATCCTACGGCATCGACGGCAGACTCTGACATCCCCTAGAGAACATAACGTCACCCTGCCCAGTGCAGACCATCCTGTGGTTTTCAACCATGTCTATAACATCAACGTTCCTGCCAGTTCTCTGTGCTCAGTGGACCTGGACGCTCCAGAGAGCACGCAGCTCGTTCCCAAAGACGCTGCGGTGTCCTCGGGCCATCACACCACAGATCACACCCTTGATGGAGAGAACCAGATTGTCTTCACCCACCGCATTAACATTCCTCGGCGGGCCTGCGGTTGTACCGATGACATGCCAGGCCTCAAAGACCTCATGAGCCGGTTGGAGATGCTTGAGGGTGAAGTTTCAGCATTGAGAGATCAGTGCAGCAGTGGTGACGGCCCCTGCTGCAGTGCTCAGGTCACAG GTGAGGTGGGAACTAAGCCTTACTGTAACGGTCATGGAAACTACAGCACCGACACTTGTGGCTGCAGTTGTGAGCCTGGCTGGAAGGGACCCAACTGCACCGAGCCCGAGTGTCCCGATAACTGTCAGGACCGGGGCAGCTGCGTGGACGGAAAGTGTGAATGCTACAAGGGCTTCTCCGGAGAAGACTGCAGCCTCAGAGTTTGCCTTGTGGACTGTGGCCCTTACGGACAGTGTGTGGACGGCATCTGCGTCTGCTCTGATGGTTACTCCGGTGAAGACTGCTCTCAGACAAACTGCCTCAACAACTGCTACGGCCGTGGACGCTGTGAAGACGGATACTGCACGTGCGATGAACCCTGGACAGGCTTAGACTGCTCCGAACTCATCTGTCCTAACGACTGCTATGACCGCGGGCGTTGTGTGAATGGTACCTGCTACTGTGATGACGGATTCACAGGGGAGGACTGTGGAGAGCGCACCTGTCCCAACAACTGCTATGGTAATGGTTTCTGTGTTGATGGGAAGTGTACCTGCACTGCCGGCTACACTGGAGAAGACTGCTCTCAGCTCACCTGCCTCAACGACTGTAACGGCAGAGGTACCTGCTTCAACGGGATGTGCACCTGCGACCAGGGCTACCAAGGTGAAGATTGCAGCCAGTTAGCATGTCTGAACAACTGTAACAACAGAGGCCAGTGCATTAACGGACAGTGCTCATGTGATGTCGGTTTCCAAGGAGATGATTGCTCTGAGCTTTCATGTCCCAACAACTGCCAGTACAGAGGGCGCTGTGTTAACGGCCAGTGTGTGTGCGAGGAAGGCTACGCTGGAGAGGACTGCAGCATCAGGACCTGTCCCTCTAACTGCTACGGGCGCGGGGAGTGTGTTGATGGACGTTGTGAGTGCCATGCAGGCTTCACCGGCGAGGACTGCAGCGAGCTGAGCTGTCCTAACAATTGTAGAAACCGTGGCCTCTGCATCGATGGGCAGTGTGTTTGTGACGAAGGCTTCACTGGTGAAGACTGCAGTCAGAAAGCTTGCCCCAACGACTGCCTGGGCCGAGGTCAATGTGTCGATGGCGAGTGCGTCTGCCAAGAGGGCTACTCGGGAGATGACTGCTCTGTGCTCGCCTGTCCAGATAACTGCAACGACAGGGGTCGCTGCATCAATGGAAGATGCACATGTGAGAGCGGATATGAAGGAGAAAGCTGCGCAGAGCTGAGCTGCCTCAACAACTGCCAGGACAAAGGCCGCTGTGTGGATGGTCAGTGCGTCTGTGATGAGGGATACATCGGAGAGGACTGCTCAGAAG tGTCTCCTCCAAAGGATCTCACTGTCGGCGAGGTCACCCCCGAAACTGTTGATCTCTCCTGGAACAACGAGATGCTGGTGACAGAGTACCTCATTACTTATGTGCCAACCAGTCCTGGCGGTCTTCTCCAGGAGTTCACTGTGCCTGGAGACAGCACTGACGCAACTGTCAAAGAGCTTGAACCCGGCCTTGAGTACCTTATCAACGTCTACGCTGTTCTGAGCAACAAAAGGAGCATCCCTGTCAGTGCGAGGGTAGCCACAG CTCTTCCACAGCCAGAGGGTTTAATATTCAAATCAGTGAGGGAGACTACAGTGGAGGTTGCGTGGGACCAGCTGGACATCTCCTTTGATGGCTGGGAGATCTATTTCCGCAACACG aaagaagaaaacgGTAAAATTGTGAGCACCCTTCCACCCTCTCAAACCGAGTTCACCCAGTCAGGTCTCGGACCAGGACAGGAGTACGAGGTCTCCATCAACATCATCAAAAACAACACCAGGGGTCCCCAGACATCCGAAACCGTCACCACGA AACTTGACGGCCCCCCGCAGGTTGAGGTGAAAGATGTGTCGGACTCCTCGGCTCTGGTCAGCTGGTCTGAACCGGTGTCTTCTGTAGACAAAATCTCCATGTCTTATGCACCCACCTCCGACCCTGCAGATGAAACCAGTGCAGACATTTTCCCCCCAGACAAGCAGTACAGCATTGACAGTCTGAAGCCGGACACTGAGTATGAGGTGTCCATTGTGTCCCATAGAGGACCCCATAGCAGTGATGTTTACACCACCACATTCACCACAG CCCTGGACGCCCCTAAGGACCTGCAGGCCATTTCCCAAACAGACAGCAGCATCACTCTTGAGTGGAGAAACAGTGAAGCCGATGTTGGCAGCTATCGAGTGAAATACAGCCCCATCTCCGGAGCCGCTCACGGTGAGGAAGTGTTCCCAAGAGGACCGGGAGACACGACACAAGCAACTATCACCG GGCTAAAACCAGGGACGGAGTACGGGATCGGAGTGACCGCCGTGAAGAACGAAAGAGAGAGTCTCCCCGCTACGACCAACGCAGCAACTG ACCTCGATCCTCCCAGAGATTTCCAGCAAGTGGAGTCCACAGAGACCTCCATCACCTTGAGGTGGCAGAAACCTCGAGCCAAGGTGACCGGCTACAGGCTGGTGTACGTCTCCAAAGACGgccaggtggaggaggaggagatccCAGCTGGGGCGACGAGCTACGTCATACCCAACCTGATTCCAGGAATGAGCTACGGCCTCAGCTTGACCTCAGAGAGGGGTCACAGGAGGAGCAAGCCTGTCACTCTAACTACATCCACAG AGGCTGAGCCGGAGGTGGAGCATCTCTTTGTCTCGGATACCACAGCCGACAGTTTCCGTCTATCGTGGACGGCTGATGAAGATATGTTTGACAGATTTGTGATCAAAATAAGAGACAGTAAAAGGTTAGCCCATCCTCGGGAACACAACGTCCGCGGTGACGACCGAACCATGGTTTTAACTGGACTCATGGGTGGCACTGAATATGAAATCGAGCTTTATGGTGTCACGTTGGACCGACGCTCCCAACCTATTACTGGGGTTGCTCAGACAG GCCTGTCGACTCCAAGAGGACTGCACTTCTCTGAAGTGACTGACTCCTCAGCTGTAGTTCACTGGTCCCTGGCGAGCTCCCCAGTGGATAGCTACCGCATCACCTATGTGCTATTTGAAGGAG GAACCCCGATGACAGTGACTGTGGATGGCGACGTGTTAGAGGCTGTGCTACCCAACATGCTGCCTGGCAAGTTGTACCAGGTGACGGTCAGCTCCGTGAAGGGTCTGGAGGAGAGTGATCCCAGCACAGACACTATAACCACAG CTTTGGACAGACCTCAGGGTCTGACTGCAGTTAACGTCACCGACACCACCGCTCTGTTGCTGTGGCAACCGTCTGTGGCCACTGTTGACGGCTATGTGATTACTTACAGCGCTGAATCAG TTTCCCCAGTGGTGGAGCATGTTTCTGGGAACACAGTGGAGTTCGAGATGGGCTCCCTGGTTCCAGGAACTCATTACACAGTGGGAGTACATGCGATGAAAGAAGCTCAGAAGAGCGCCTCTGCTGCAACTGAATTCACCACTG ATGTGGACCCTCCTAGAGATCTGACAGCTATTAACATTCAAACTGAAAGTGCAACGCTCACATGGAAACCTCCACAGGCTGCCGTCACTGGTTACACACTCACCTTCTCCTCTGCTGATGGTACAATCAGG GAGGTGGTTCTAAGCCCGACAGCCTCCTCTTATAACAtggctcagctaactggctccACAGAGTACAATGTCAGACTGCAAGCCAACGCTGGAGCCCAGAGGAGTCGTCACATTACCACCGTCTTCACTACCA TCGGACAGCTGTACAGACACCCGAAGGACTGTGCTCAGATTTTATTGAATGGAGAGACGGCCTCCGGTCTGCACCAGATCTatgtgggaggagaggagagtcaACCCATCCAGGTTTACTGTGACATGACTACAGACGGCGGAGGATGGATG GTCCTCCTGAGACGCCAGAATGGAAAGCTGGATTTCTACAGGAACTGGAAGAACTACACCGCTGGCTTCGGTAACATGAATGATGAGTTCTGGCTGG GACTCTCCAACCTCCATAAGATCACATCTTCTGGACATTATGAGATGCGAGTGGACTTAAGGGATCAAGGGGAATCAGTCTACGCCCAGTATGACAAGTTCACGATTGCAGAGCCAAGAACACGCTATAAAATGTACATAGGAGGATACAGTGGAACAGCAG GTGACTCCATGACTTACCACCAGGGTCGGCCATTCTCCACCTATGACAATGATAATGATATTGCTGTCACCAACTGCGCCTTGTCCTACAAAGGTGCCTTTTGGTATAAAAACTGTCATCGTGTCAACCTCATGGGGAAATATGGCGACACCAGCCACAGTAAG GGGATCAACTGGTTCCACTGGAAAGGCCACGAACATTCAATTGAATTCGCAGAGATGAAGATTAGGCCAGCCAACTTCAGAAATTTCGAGAGCAGAAAAAAACGATCATAG